In the Borrelia turicatae 91E135 genome, one interval contains:
- a CDS encoding flagellar hook-associated protein 3 encodes MINRVSHPLTYDNLKTSSTDKEVKITKLLGSLYQGGKRITNLRDDPTGVTHAIRLDSDIFKLNTYVKNINSAKGKLRYMEGYLQSLANILTRAKEITVQGASGTYKTDDKKIIAKEINAILEDVLAIANVKGADGYSIFAGTKIDNEAFKVIRENRINKLTQDKAETQIVRIDYNGNQAEQTTEIYNGIYIPTNYPGSEIFFSHNHYITSSKNVNGFIVKENTKIYIDNIEIALTAGDTAADIIAKINESSAPVEATLDRILNSMVIQTTIPHQIWITEEEGSTVLKELGILTQNNETKEPPYNIANNTEVRNRTIFDSLIELRDNLEENREEIIGSRGLAEIDASLNKIFATLADLGTKENRLDRSYERISKEIMDMKDDMVKYTDLDVTKAITELNMTSLAYQVSLGVSARIMQTTLLDFLK; translated from the coding sequence ATGATAAACAGAGTAAGTCATCCTTTGACATATGATAACTTAAAAACATCTTCAACAGACAAAGAAGTAAAAATAACAAAACTTTTAGGAAGCCTATACCAAGGTGGCAAAAGAATTACGAATTTGCGAGATGATCCAACAGGTGTCACTCATGCAATAAGATTAGACAGTGATATATTTAAGCTTAATACCTATGTTAAAAATATCAACAGCGCCAAAGGAAAATTAAGATATATGGAAGGGTATTTACAATCGCTTGCAAATATTCTAACTCGTGCAAAAGAAATAACTGTCCAAGGTGCAAGCGGTACATACAAAACTGATGATAAAAAGATAATAGCAAAAGAAATAAATGCAATACTTGAAGATGTCCTTGCAATAGCAAATGTAAAAGGAGCAGATGGATACAGCATATTTGCAGGCACTAAAATTGATAATGAAGCATTCAAAGTAATTAGAGAAAACAGGATAAACAAACTAACTCAAGACAAAGCAGAAACTCAAATAGTAAGAATAGACTACAATGGAAATCAAGCAGAACAAACAACTGAAATATATAATGGAATTTATATCCCAACTAACTATCCTGGAAGCGAAATATTTTTTTCTCACAATCATTACATAACATCATCAAAAAATGTTAATGGATTTATTGTCAAGGAAAACACAAAAATTTATATTGATAACATTGAAATAGCATTAACAGCAGGGGATACCGCTGCCGACATTATTGCCAAAATAAATGAATCATCTGCTCCTGTTGAAGCTACTCTTGATCGTATTTTAAATTCAATGGTCATACAAACAACAATACCTCACCAAATATGGATCACAGAAGAGGAAGGTTCAACGGTACTAAAAGAGCTAGGTATTCTGACCCAAAATAATGAGACCAAAGAACCTCCTTATAATATTGCAAACAATACTGAGGTTAGAAATAGAACAATTTTTGATAGCTTAATTGAGTTAAGAGATAATCTAGAAGAAAATAGAGAAGAAATCATTGGAAGCAGAGGCTTAGCAGAAATTGATGCAAGTTTAAATAAAATTTTTGCAACATTAGCTGATCTTGGCACTAAAGAAAATAGGCTTGATCGAAGTTATGAAAGGATAAGTAAAGAAATAATGGATATGAAAGATGATATGGTTAAATATACCGATCTTGATGTCACAAAAGCAATAACGGAGCTTAACATGACAAGTTTAGCTTATCAAGTATCTTTAGGGGTTTCCGCAAGGATCATGCAAACAACATTATTAGATTTTCTAAAATAA
- the fliW gene encoding flagellar assembly protein FliW has product MKNEISIKFNFPEGILGFEEIKEFIIKDSEHKPFSIMQSINGEINFLVTSPFNFLEKYLPNIEEEDWLDIQTENEDEKVILCIINMHVKNYKEITANLKAPIILNKKKLIGKQAISTNEEHYLRYRVFKE; this is encoded by the coding sequence ATGAAAAACGAAATTAGTATAAAATTTAACTTTCCTGAAGGGATACTGGGATTTGAAGAGATTAAAGAATTTATCATCAAAGATTCTGAACACAAACCTTTCTCTATAATGCAATCGATAAACGGAGAAATAAATTTTTTAGTAACATCGCCCTTTAATTTTTTAGAAAAATATTTACCAAATATAGAGGAAGAAGATTGGTTAGATATCCAAACAGAAAATGAAGACGAAAAAGTCATACTATGTATAATTAACATGCATGTAAAAAACTATAAAGAAATAACGGCTAATTTAAAAGCCCCAATCATATTAAACAAAAAGAAATTAATTGGAAAACAAGCCATATCTACAAATGAAGAGCATTATCTTAGATATAGAGTCTTTAAGGAATAA
- the csrA gene encoding carbon storage regulator CsrA — MLVLSRKANESIKIDSNIEISILEIKKDSVKIAIKAPANIKILRSEIYDIIKEENKKSILQDKNNIHKIKNLFDYLSK, encoded by the coding sequence ATGCTAGTATTATCAAGAAAAGCAAACGAAAGCATAAAAATAGACTCTAACATTGAAATTTCAATATTAGAAATAAAAAAAGATAGTGTTAAAATAGCTATAAAAGCCCCTGCAAATATCAAAATACTTAGATCTGAAATCTATGACATCATCAAAGAAGAAAACAAAAAATCAATCCTACAAGACAAGAATAATATACATAAAATTAAAAATTTATTTGATTATCTTAGTAAATAA
- the tsaB gene encoding tRNA (adenosine(37)-N6)-threonylcarbamoyltransferase complex dimerization subunit type 1 TsaB → MNTLAIEYSHKTLLIHFEINGEVFSIIKSKDNINYTLSIPKLFNDFVLEYGIDLKKLDLLINSSGPGSFTGLRISLSFIKGLSLGLSIPFVNVPTFDVFAKLVNTSADTLTLSFTAGKYFLGCYKNSKFCGKIFCFSESELFEYLDSLDLKFVIVGNGIEFIYEKLKNKFEIIIDMDSFGSVLTELGKFKYVENRQGDDILSGPFYVRLSDAEIKSYLLR, encoded by the coding sequence ATGAATACCCTTGCAATTGAATATTCACATAAAACTTTATTGATTCATTTTGAAATTAATGGTGAGGTCTTCTCTATAATTAAGAGTAAAGATAATATTAATTATACTCTTAGTATTCCAAAATTATTTAATGATTTTGTATTAGAGTATGGTATTGATCTAAAGAAACTTGATTTACTTATTAATTCTTCTGGTCCTGGTTCTTTTACAGGTTTGAGAATTAGTTTAAGTTTTATTAAGGGGCTTTCTTTAGGTCTTTCAATTCCTTTTGTTAATGTACCTACTTTTGATGTTTTTGCGAAATTGGTTAATACAAGCGCAGATACGCTAACTTTAAGTTTTACAGCGGGTAAATATTTCCTTGGATGTTATAAGAATTCTAAATTCTGCGGGAAAATTTTTTGTTTTTCTGAATCAGAGTTATTTGAATATTTAGATAGTCTTGACTTAAAATTTGTTATTGTGGGTAATGGTATTGAATTTATTTATGAAAAACTAAAAAATAAGTTTGAGATTATCATTGATATGGATTCTTTTGGTTCAGTTTTGACAGAGCTTGGCAAGTTTAAGTATGTAGAAAACAGGCAGGGAGATGATATTTTGTCAGGACCTTTTTATGTAAGACTGAGTGATGCAGAAATTAAATCTTATTTACTAAGATAA